From a region of the Danio aesculapii chromosome 4, fDanAes4.1, whole genome shotgun sequence genome:
- the LOC130221997 gene encoding membrane-spanning 4-domains subfamily A member 4A-like, whose protein sequence is MSTVGAMNPSTIVIQLQPLTQTATVTGTSSSVPVHIQHVAGVSPLQRIQLFLRGQPKALGTVQIMIGVLTFLLGIVCTGYGNYVFINTGVSYWGSLIYIAAGSLSIAAENKINSPTALSLVRASLGMNIFSAIAAGISIIVLSLILALGPISSYRGNSYYYDQRSLLSGVSGVLLVLAILEFFISFCLSAFACKVSCCYYPQIPVVSNPLIQHPPAEIPVQYIQCPQEIPEPYFQHPPAEAPPAYAEGK, encoded by the exons ATGTCGACTGTCGGAGCCATGAATCCTTCAACGATTGTCATCCAGCTTCAGCCACTGACACAAACAGCAACTGTGACTGGGACCAGTTCTTCTGTGCCTGTTCACATACAGCATGTAGCAGGAGTTTCACCTCTTCAAAGAATTCAGCTCTTTCTGAGAGGCCAACCGAAAGCCCTTGGG ACTGTCCAGATAATGATCGGTGTGTTGACCTTCCTGTTGGGAATCGTGTGTACAGGTTATGGAAATTATGTCTTCATCAACACTGGTGTTTCTTACTGGGGATCTCTGATT TACATTGCTGCAGGCTCGCTCTCCATTGCTgctgaaaacaaaattaattcacCAACTGCATTAAGTTTG GTGAGAGCTTCCCTCGGGATGAACATTTTCAGTGCTATAGCTGCAGGCATTTCCATTATTGTGCTGTCACTGATTTTGGCTTTAGGACCTATCAGCAGTTACAGAGGAAACTCTTATTATTATGATCAGAGG AGTCTCCTCTCAGGAGTCAGTGGTGTGTTGCTGGTGTTAGCCATACTTGAGTTCTTCATCTCCTTCTGCCTATCTGCGTTTGCCTGTAAAGTCAGCTGCTGCTATTATCCTCAG ATTCCTGTGGTCAGCAACCCTTTAATTCAACACCCTCCAGCAGAAATCCCCGTACAGTATATTCAATGCCCTCAAGAAATCCCTGAACCATACTTTCAACATCCTCCTGCAGAAGCTCCCCCAGCGTACGCTGAAGGCAAATAA